From one Streptomyces chromofuscus genomic stretch:
- a CDS encoding phage tail tube protein codes for MAGNKGSEIRVAGSGRVLVAKTVANSGPASPADTSAAWPAGWTELGFTTTDGIKVAKKDKIDPVDTWQSVSPARFIYSDRDLTVKFQLLQMNKDTLPFFMGGGTTPAAPTPAEAGTFQYNLLTNPAPDERQLAFDFTDGVGTGAVAYRLIIPRGQVTDTEELSFTRTGAVRLGVTFTAIGLDDPTKTTLATWLMKDTAYA; via the coding sequence ATGGCAGGAAACAAGGGTTCCGAGATCCGCGTCGCCGGATCCGGCCGCGTCCTGGTCGCCAAGACCGTCGCCAACAGCGGCCCGGCCTCTCCGGCCGACACCTCCGCGGCCTGGCCGGCGGGATGGACGGAGCTGGGCTTCACCACCACGGACGGCATCAAGGTCGCCAAGAAGGACAAGATCGACCCAGTCGACACCTGGCAGTCGGTCAGCCCGGCCCGGTTCATCTACTCGGACCGCGACCTGACCGTGAAGTTCCAGCTGCTCCAGATGAACAAGGACACGCTGCCGTTCTTCATGGGCGGCGGCACCACCCCGGCCGCCCCCACCCCGGCGGAGGCCGGCACCTTCCAGTACAACCTGCTGACCAACCCGGCACCCGACGAGCGTCAGCTCGCCTTCGACTTCACCGACGGCGTCGGCACGGGCGCGGTGGCGTACCGCCTGATCATCCCGCGCGGACAGGTGACGGACACCGAGGAGCTCTCCTTCACCCGCACGGGCGCTGTGCGCCTCGGGGTCACCTTCACCGCGATCGGTCTGGACGACCCGACCAAGACCACGCTGGCCACCTGGCTGATGAAGGACACGGCGTACGCGTAA
- a CDS encoding MerR family transcriptional regulator, with protein sequence MPPRPRTGGCRFVNPALITAELAATEAGVTAATIRKWVQRGHLRTAGRQGRRQFYRLEDVFAAERTTYYSRRHD encoded by the coding sequence ATGCCGCCACGTCCTCGAACCGGAGGGTGCCGCTTCGTGAACCCCGCTTTGATCACCGCCGAGTTGGCTGCCACCGAGGCCGGCGTCACGGCCGCGACGATTCGCAAGTGGGTGCAGCGGGGGCACTTGCGGACCGCGGGACGGCAGGGGCGACGGCAGTTCTACCGGCTCGAGGACGTCTTCGCGGCCGAGCGCACCACCTACTACAGCCGCCGCCACGACTGA
- a CDS encoding helix-turn-helix domain-containing protein, protein MRERGYVIDGPRGGGKSKLADDAGVHRAAVTRLLQRQSMPDLETMRRLAAVLDIPLRNMLIRSGRLSEEDLPLEVSRSASEGVPPDRLSPEEAARRMGVPAELCGLFVKVARQFLPDGS, encoded by the coding sequence ATGCGAGAGCGCGGGTACGTCATCGACGGGCCGCGCGGCGGCGGCAAGTCGAAACTGGCCGATGACGCCGGGGTGCACCGGGCCGCGGTGACCCGGCTGTTGCAGCGGCAGAGCATGCCGGACCTGGAGACAATGCGGAGGCTGGCCGCCGTACTCGACATACCGCTGCGGAACATGCTGATCCGCTCCGGGCGGCTGTCCGAAGAGGATCTTCCGCTGGAGGTGAGTCGGAGTGCGAGCGAAGGGGTACCACCAGATCGGCTCAGCCCTGAGGAGGCTGCCCGGAGAATGGGTGTGCCGGCCGAACTGTGCGGGCTGTTCGTGAAGGTGGCGCGGCAGTTTCTGCCGGACGGCTCTTAG
- a CDS encoding transposase — protein sequence MAGGISWRAIPADFPHWARVYAFFRRWRREELVTEER from the coding sequence GTGGCGGGCGGTATCTCGTGGCGGGCGATACCGGCGGACTTCCCGCACTGGGCCCGGGTCTACGCCTTTTTCCGCCGCTGGCGCCGGGAGGAGTTGGTCACGGAGGAACGATGA
- a CDS encoding TIGR02391 family protein, with the protein MPRPTGDEGHALLDAIWAYFSEHRRWPVFDDIDRTLYAQGLQFEEVVQQLCPALLLGVASDLSQLPQGSQDLALTIAGAANCTGTGLAIDQFIKMVQTAADMELAWLPADRGDLPWMQPGDIGCRLPTSLTAEILLAEAAFTAAAIGMRETCFRGGSINREQLDWSLNFDRGIRPFADVQRLEDYWRIREQVLGPERTEADNRPFSIQPASHNLAAWSPGTPAIPGPAEESPKPLTVECVLHPLIAEVAAERYARGSYNDAVMSAYRAVEYRIQTLLGSHVVGMPLMSDALAGNPPRIKVTRSTNPGSLDSERKGMHFLFMGAVGALRNPRAHGPDEADDRDEADEMLAFASFLMRRLDIEEAERQKAAEVEAESAQ; encoded by the coding sequence ATGCCGCGCCCGACGGGAGATGAGGGCCACGCCCTCCTCGACGCGATCTGGGCGTACTTCAGCGAGCACCGTCGCTGGCCGGTTTTCGACGACATCGACCGCACGTTGTACGCGCAAGGCCTGCAGTTCGAGGAGGTCGTACAGCAGCTGTGTCCTGCACTGCTGCTCGGAGTAGCCTCCGACCTCTCGCAGTTGCCGCAGGGCTCACAGGATCTGGCCCTGACCATCGCTGGCGCTGCGAACTGCACCGGCACCGGACTGGCCATCGACCAATTTATCAAGATGGTGCAGACAGCGGCCGACATGGAGCTTGCCTGGCTTCCCGCGGACCGCGGTGATCTGCCATGGATGCAGCCCGGAGACATTGGGTGCCGCCTCCCGACGAGCCTGACGGCCGAGATACTGCTCGCGGAGGCCGCGTTTACCGCCGCCGCGATCGGGATGCGTGAAACCTGCTTCCGTGGTGGAAGCATCAACCGGGAGCAGTTGGATTGGTCGCTCAACTTCGACCGGGGCATCCGGCCGTTCGCTGACGTACAGCGGCTGGAGGACTACTGGCGCATTCGCGAGCAGGTGTTGGGGCCCGAGCGGACCGAGGCCGACAATCGGCCCTTCTCGATTCAGCCCGCTTCGCACAACCTGGCGGCTTGGTCGCCAGGAACGCCAGCCATCCCGGGCCCTGCCGAGGAGTCACCGAAGCCGCTGACGGTCGAGTGCGTCCTGCACCCCCTGATTGCGGAGGTCGCTGCCGAGCGGTACGCCCGAGGCTCCTACAACGACGCGGTGATGAGTGCATACAGGGCAGTGGAGTACCGCATACAGACGCTGCTCGGCAGCCATGTGGTCGGCATGCCGCTGATGAGCGATGCGCTGGCGGGCAATCCACCGAGGATCAAGGTGACCCGGTCTACAAACCCAGGCTCGCTGGACAGCGAGCGGAAGGGCATGCACTTCTTGTTCATGGGCGCTGTGGGCGCACTGCGCAACCCTCGGGCTCATGGTCCGGACGAGGCGGACGACCGCGACGAGGCCGACGAGATGTTGGCGTTCGCCAGCTTCCTCATGCGGCGCCTCGACATCGAGGAGGCGGAACGCCAGAAGGCCGCCGAGGTGGAGGCCGAGTCGGCGCAGTGA
- a CDS encoding DUF5959 family protein — protein MKETERFALMRITGKYRGSVVVELNDSYAPGIPDVTGQLLVHNDFVAGVLDTYVDPRDLAGWAHVLDEVAAGHDAVWREAARVAEIGIRLNWREDDHDGITVTIADQQTTRLALSLEVDRGWIDEQRALLKRLGTVWAHLIPAN, from the coding sequence ATGAAGGAAACCGAGCGTTTCGCACTGATGCGGATCACTGGTAAGTACCGCGGCAGTGTTGTGGTCGAGTTGAACGACTCCTATGCCCCGGGCATCCCGGACGTGACGGGGCAGCTCCTGGTCCACAACGATTTCGTGGCCGGTGTCCTCGACACCTATGTGGATCCAAGAGACCTGGCTGGCTGGGCACACGTATTGGACGAGGTCGCCGCGGGACACGACGCCGTCTGGCGTGAGGCTGCGCGAGTCGCCGAGATCGGCATCCGCCTGAACTGGCGGGAGGACGACCATGATGGGATCACGGTCACCATCGCAGACCAGCAGACCACCAGGCTGGCCCTCTCCCTCGAAGTGGACCGCGGCTGGATCGACGAGCAGCGTGCCCTGCTCAAGAGGCTCGGCACCGTCTGGGCGCACCTGATCCCGGCGAACTGA
- a CDS encoding ATP-binding protein, producing MNRKLPQPSRPVRNLSVLLSPTPRGARLARLLATEQLRTWGLPLDPAQLIVAELANNAATHGRVPGRNFQLLLYVVGRTLRIEVTDTRGDRLPQRHLADPCDESGRGLTLVAALADRWGVIQGLPPRKTVWAELTLTAPQSPAPDGPRPGPPCAPHALPTGDKEPHQAPPLPPAGQAHSRE from the coding sequence GTGAATCGGAAACTCCCCCAACCCAGCCGGCCCGTCCGCAACCTCAGCGTCCTGCTGTCCCCCACACCCCGAGGCGCACGCCTCGCCCGCCTGCTCGCCACGGAACAACTGCGGACCTGGGGCCTGCCCTTGGACCCGGCGCAACTCATCGTGGCCGAACTGGCCAACAACGCGGCGACCCACGGCCGCGTCCCCGGCCGGAACTTCCAGCTCCTGCTCTACGTGGTCGGCCGGACCCTCCGCATCGAGGTCACGGACACGCGCGGTGACCGGCTTCCGCAGCGCCACCTCGCCGACCCGTGCGACGAGTCCGGCCGTGGTCTCACCCTCGTGGCCGCCCTGGCCGACCGCTGGGGCGTGATCCAGGGACTGCCGCCCCGCAAGACGGTCTGGGCCGAACTCACCCTCACCGCGCCGCAATCACCGGCACCCGACGGCCCACGCCCCGGCCCACCCTGCGCTCCCCATGCACTACCCACTGGGGACAAAGAACCCCACCAAGCCCCACCCCTCCCTCCCGCAGGGCAGGCTCACTCCCGCGAGTGA
- a CDS encoding helix-turn-helix domain-containing protein, whose protein sequence is MSVDGEVRQLRTEADEPGWEVDPDDEWGVAVVATVGRQVKLRREAVGMRAGDFGKSVGYGEDLVYKIESGKRIPRPEFLDRADEVLGAGGLLSAMKEDVAKVRYPKKVRALAKMEATAVEIALYECNIIAGLLQTQEHARSVIGATQPPYSPDDVERMVTARVARQSVFERDPAPALSFVLEEGVLRRPIGGRMVWRQQLERLHQVGRLHNVVLQVMPMNCDTHSGLDGRIELLKFADGTAVGRSDGAFNGRPVHDPKHLRILELRYGTIRAQALSPRESLTLIEQLLGET, encoded by the coding sequence ATGTCGGTGGACGGCGAGGTTCGGCAGCTGAGGACCGAGGCTGACGAGCCGGGGTGGGAGGTGGACCCGGACGACGAGTGGGGCGTGGCCGTTGTCGCCACCGTGGGGCGGCAGGTGAAGCTGCGGCGCGAGGCCGTGGGGATGCGCGCCGGCGACTTCGGGAAGTCCGTGGGGTACGGCGAGGACCTCGTCTACAAGATCGAGAGCGGCAAGCGGATTCCCCGGCCGGAGTTTCTGGACAGGGCGGACGAGGTGTTGGGGGCGGGTGGGTTGCTCTCGGCGATGAAGGAGGATGTGGCGAAGGTTCGGTATCCGAAGAAGGTGCGGGCCTTGGCGAAGATGGAGGCCACGGCGGTTGAGATCGCGCTGTACGAGTGCAACATCATCGCTGGGCTGTTGCAGACGCAGGAGCATGCTCGATCCGTCATCGGGGCGACGCAGCCGCCGTACTCGCCGGATGACGTGGAACGCATGGTCACGGCTCGTGTGGCACGGCAGTCGGTATTCGAACGCGATCCGGCACCTGCGCTCAGTTTCGTCCTGGAAGAGGGCGTGCTGCGGCGCCCCATCGGGGGCAGAATGGTGTGGCGTCAGCAGCTCGAACGGCTGCATCAGGTGGGGCGGTTGCACAACGTCGTACTGCAAGTGATGCCGATGAACTGTGACACCCACTCCGGGCTGGACGGGCGTATCGAGCTGCTGAAGTTCGCGGACGGTACGGCGGTGGGCCGCTCAGACGGTGCGTTCAACGGTCGGCCGGTCCACGACCCCAAGCACTTGCGCATCCTCGAACTGCGGTATGGCACCATCCGGGCTCAGGCGCTCTCGCCTCGGGAGTCGCTGACCCTCATCGAGCAACTGCTGGGAGAAACATGA
- a CDS encoding DUF397 domain-containing protein, protein MIRKATVGETSELAWFKSSYSGGNDGNSCVEVAHAPGTIHVRDSKYPDVSPRLALAPKAWADFVAYASGN, encoded by the coding sequence ATGATCCGCAAGGCCACTGTTGGGGAAACCTCCGAGTTGGCGTGGTTCAAGAGCAGTTACAGCGGCGGCAACGACGGCAACTCCTGCGTTGAGGTCGCCCACGCTCCCGGCACCATCCACGTCCGCGACTCCAAGTACCCGGACGTCAGCCCTCGCCTCGCGCTCGCGCCAAAGGCGTGGGCCGACTTCGTGGCGTACGCGTCCGGAAACTGA
- a CDS encoding FG-GAP repeat domain-containing protein, which yields MGRFAPRRGGLTVSVSSLVVAMAATSLVVLSPKDGEATESAAADTTGITLTDPSTTQARTERPYVVGDTGFLHRHAGRDGLLWTDYATGRTVTVGDANGVYTPDTACADVDSACRDAWYGSDSDVIALPKTASDAQATLWDPATGTTRKVEWNATDHGYYRALAGDTILTTYSLLDEVDGTWRTRPIGGEPTSVQSTDVRAADSSGVLVAYGNYGLAHIDVETATATVAFSGTQYRPKTVMSEDRVGWYDTYSGYLHLKSRDDLAAGEQLVPVPELSYGLDGEPVLVGDWLLLPHYVNATTTRLLAVSLIDPSVKQTLLPSAGEYTLASGDGSALVTGGSAITDRWVQRVSQAADGTLKLEKVYQPPALENTKTGIALSRGSLRVAADDPASTTTDTTSVRTLTTNGSTTLTASAATASGSMYEPVCPYPGTTCSALWGNVDGHHVYLDTNGGTGEGGTGDDDRLVAIGGHELDFGTRGGSIVDVSDEYAVYDAAGTQYVGRFGYGQRLQRSARAAALNGTTLWSASTLGTISSYDLVAMKTLATVTVPGLACVPSELQAAGRWVYWACGTASAGVYDTKARTTKAVAPGDVLLGDGFTVRHDHGTDELVLTEAATGATRVVASGLPDTGLAADRRYRWTVDEYTGLVAWFDGYERTHVATTGITPSAVTAIESETESYTQPSTSAPWIGQWLLSRPVTSWSLTFTSVQSGANGKATRTITGGATPARVAVRWNGLASDGTRFPNGHLTWALKATGVGSASVNTVATGGVFLQRGMPVRRDFVSPDGPDGRGDLLTLGSTGALTFHSGTGTGKLGERTAGTGWPTSITAVPFGDLSGDRCNDVLVRLSSGALRLYKPGCNAALRPSTPYTTLATSGWTTFDVLTSPGDVTGDGRPDLLARKASTGAVYLYKGLSTGKLSTAVKLWADWRTYNRVVGVGDITGDGRPDLIAQDKANALYRYDGKGNGTFAARVKLASNWGSGYNAVVGVGDLTDDGRADLVARDTSGYLWRLSGTGKGTFASPVKIGTGWGAYKSLS from the coding sequence GTGGGCAGATTCGCCCCGAGACGGGGCGGTCTGACCGTATCCGTCTCCTCGCTCGTGGTCGCCATGGCGGCGACGTCCCTCGTCGTCCTTTCACCGAAGGACGGCGAGGCCACGGAGTCCGCCGCCGCGGACACCACCGGGATCACACTGACCGATCCCAGCACCACCCAGGCACGCACCGAACGTCCGTACGTCGTGGGCGACACCGGCTTCCTGCACCGCCATGCCGGCCGGGACGGGCTGCTGTGGACGGACTACGCGACGGGCCGGACCGTCACCGTCGGGGACGCGAACGGCGTCTACACGCCCGACACCGCCTGCGCCGACGTCGATTCGGCCTGCCGCGACGCCTGGTACGGCTCGGACAGCGATGTGATCGCGCTGCCGAAGACGGCGTCCGACGCCCAGGCCACCTTGTGGGACCCGGCGACGGGCACCACCAGGAAGGTGGAGTGGAACGCCACGGACCACGGCTACTACCGGGCCCTGGCGGGCGACACGATCCTCACCACCTACTCCCTGCTGGACGAGGTCGACGGCACGTGGCGCACCCGTCCCATCGGCGGTGAACCGACGAGCGTGCAGAGCACGGACGTACGCGCCGCGGACTCCTCCGGTGTCCTCGTGGCGTACGGCAACTACGGGCTCGCCCACATCGACGTCGAGACGGCCACGGCCACCGTGGCGTTCAGCGGCACGCAGTACCGCCCGAAGACCGTGATGAGCGAGGACCGCGTCGGCTGGTACGACACCTACAGCGGCTACCTGCACCTGAAGTCCCGCGACGACCTCGCCGCCGGGGAACAGCTGGTCCCGGTGCCCGAGCTGTCCTACGGCCTCGACGGCGAACCGGTCCTGGTCGGCGACTGGCTGCTGCTGCCGCACTACGTGAACGCGACCACCACCAGGCTTCTCGCGGTCAGCCTCATCGACCCGTCCGTGAAGCAGACCCTGCTGCCCAGCGCCGGCGAGTACACGCTCGCGAGCGGTGACGGCTCCGCGCTCGTCACCGGCGGCAGCGCGATCACCGACCGGTGGGTCCAGCGGGTGAGCCAGGCCGCGGACGGCACGCTGAAGCTGGAGAAGGTCTACCAGCCCCCGGCCCTGGAGAACACCAAGACCGGCATCGCGCTCAGCCGCGGCAGCCTGCGCGTCGCCGCGGACGACCCGGCGAGCACCACCACGGACACCACGTCCGTGCGCACCCTGACCACGAACGGCTCGACCACGCTGACGGCGTCCGCCGCCACGGCGAGCGGCTCGATGTACGAGCCCGTGTGCCCGTACCCCGGCACCACCTGCTCGGCGCTGTGGGGCAACGTCGACGGCCACCACGTCTATCTGGACACCAACGGCGGCACCGGCGAGGGCGGCACCGGCGACGACGACCGGCTGGTCGCGATCGGCGGCCACGAGCTGGACTTCGGCACGCGCGGCGGCTCGATCGTCGACGTCTCCGACGAGTACGCGGTCTACGACGCGGCCGGCACGCAGTACGTCGGCCGATTCGGCTACGGCCAGCGGCTGCAGCGGTCCGCCCGTGCCGCCGCCCTGAACGGCACCACGCTCTGGAGCGCGAGCACGCTCGGCACGATCTCGTCGTACGACCTCGTCGCGATGAAGACGCTCGCCACGGTAACCGTGCCGGGCCTGGCCTGTGTGCCGAGCGAGCTCCAGGCGGCCGGCCGCTGGGTGTACTGGGCCTGCGGCACGGCCTCGGCGGGCGTGTACGACACCAAGGCCCGGACGACGAAGGCCGTCGCCCCCGGTGACGTGCTGCTCGGCGACGGCTTCACCGTCCGCCACGACCACGGCACCGACGAGCTCGTCCTGACCGAGGCGGCCACCGGCGCCACCCGCGTCGTCGCCTCCGGCCTGCCCGACACCGGCCTCGCCGCCGACCGCCGCTACCGCTGGACGGTCGACGAGTACACGGGACTGGTCGCCTGGTTCGACGGTTACGAGCGCACGCACGTCGCCACCACCGGCATCACGCCGTCCGCCGTGACCGCCATCGAGTCGGAGACGGAGAGCTACACGCAGCCGTCGACGTCGGCGCCGTGGATCGGCCAGTGGCTGCTGTCCCGCCCGGTCACCTCCTGGTCCCTGACCTTCACCTCCGTCCAGAGCGGCGCGAACGGCAAGGCCACGCGCACGATCACCGGCGGAGCGACCCCGGCCCGCGTGGCGGTGCGGTGGAACGGCCTGGCGTCCGACGGAACCCGCTTCCCCAACGGCCACCTGACCTGGGCCCTCAAGGCGACCGGCGTCGGCAGCGCCTCCGTGAACACGGTGGCCACGGGCGGCGTCTTCCTCCAGCGGGGCATGCCGGTCCGCCGCGACTTCGTCAGCCCCGACGGCCCCGACGGCCGCGGCGACCTGCTCACCCTCGGCTCCACGGGCGCGCTGACGTTCCACTCCGGCACGGGCACGGGCAAGCTGGGCGAGCGGACGGCCGGCACCGGCTGGCCCACCTCCATCACCGCCGTCCCCTTCGGCGACCTCAGCGGCGACCGCTGCAACGACGTCCTCGTCCGCCTGTCCAGCGGCGCCCTGCGCCTCTACAAGCCCGGCTGCAACGCCGCGCTCAGGCCGTCGACGCCGTACACCACACTCGCGACCAGCGGCTGGACGACGTTCGATGTCCTCACCTCGCCCGGTGACGTGACCGGCGACGGCCGCCCCGACCTCCTCGCCCGCAAGGCGTCCACGGGCGCGGTGTACCTCTACAAGGGCCTCAGCACGGGCAAGCTCTCCACCGCGGTGAAGCTCTGGGCGGACTGGCGCACCTACAATAGGGTCGTCGGCGTCGGCGACATCACCGGCGACGGCCGCCCCGACCTGATCGCCCAGGACAAGGCCAACGCCCTCTACCGCTACGACGGCAAGGGCAACGGCACGTTCGCGGCCCGCGTGAAACTGGCGTCCAACTGGGGCAGCGGCTACAACGCGGTCGTGGGCGTCGGCGACCTCACCGACGACGGCAGGGCCGACCTCGTCGCCCGCGACACCAGCGGCTACCTGTGGCGCCTGTCGGGCACGGGCAAGGGCACGTTCGCGTCACCCGTGAAGATCGGGACCGGCTGGGGCGCCTACAAGTCCCTGTCCTGA
- a CDS encoding PH domain-containing protein: MALFGNAHPIDPAQAAQDYARLLGQGEQVHAAYLLIRDTILLTDRRLILVDKQGITGKKTEYHSIPYRSITHFAVETAGTFDLDAELKIWVSGAQLPITKTFTKGVDIYEVQAILTQYVAR, translated from the coding sequence ATGGCTCTTTTCGGCAACGCGCACCCGATCGACCCGGCGCAGGCGGCGCAGGACTACGCCCGGCTGCTGGGCCAGGGCGAGCAGGTGCACGCCGCCTACCTGCTGATCCGCGACACCATCCTGCTGACCGACCGCCGCCTGATCCTGGTCGACAAGCAGGGCATCACGGGCAAGAAGACGGAGTACCACTCCATCCCCTACCGCAGCATCACGCACTTCGCGGTGGAGACGGCCGGCACCTTCGACCTCGACGCAGAGCTGAAGATCTGGGTGTCGGGCGCCCAGCTGCCGATCACCAAGACCTTCACCAAGGGCGTCGACATCTACGAGGTCCAGGCGATCCTCACGCAGTACGTGGCCCGCTGA